The DNA region AttcctttttgttttcttagtgtgtcttcttttccccccaGTCTCGTTTCTCCATACAAGATGGACTCCTCCTATTCAGACCAAGACTTCGACAACACTTACTCACACAACGCCAGATCGAGAGCCGGTAGCGGGGTGTCTACAACAGAGGGGCTCTTTCAGAACTTGCAGCTTGCCGAGTCTCCGTCCCTGGAAACCGGTTCCtataccagcagcagcagaccaccatcctcgaggGGCCTGGCCTCACCCGTATACTTAAGTCCGAGCCTGTCCCACCCGCCCACCTATCTTTCCAGCTCCCTCtctccacatcaacaacacttTGCACACCTACCCTCGGACACTGAGTGGTTCGAAGCGGAACACGCACCAGTCCACGGCACACCACTGTTGCGACTGGAACCTGCACCAGACCACGGGGAAACGCCTTCGACGTCATCGCCGCTGGCATCGATCGAGCCGGAAAGCATGAGGTACTACGCACGCCAGTTAGAGAGTTGGAGAAAGGATCGTGACTGACACCCATCCAGCGCCGTTGCCGTATCATACGATCCAGGATTCAGCATGGGAAGCAGATCTTCTTTCACTTGGCCAGGTGCGTCAGCCTCCCTATCATGCTGGACGGACAATGCATgctcaccagcagcaacagtacTGGACTCTGGAAGCGGTCTTTTGCCGCCTGACATGAGCCACCACTACGGATCAGAAGCCAGTTTATCACCGCCCAGCGGATCACGATCGATCACGGGCAGCCCGCCAAGAAACACACTCACGCCGGAACAGAGGGAACTAAAACGCCAACGAGACCAGGCCCGACACAGTTCGAAGATGCACGCTCGCGGGCGAAGGGCGGGAAGTGGCTCCGAATCAGTGTACTCACCTCCAGTAACGCTGGCCGACTTGACGACAGGCTCCTCCACGATGCCGATTTATACCACCGCGCCATCTCAAATGTCGCTCATGGCCGAACCTACAACGTCACATTATTTGCCGCCCTTCTcgcctccccttcccgaTCAAAGCCAGACAAACATGTTCCCGAATCCCTACCCGCCACAGTCGTACATGCCAGACTACAGCTACCAGCCATCTCCGGCCCCGAGTCTACCATCGCACTATGGGTATGTTTCCAACACGGGAAACAATCGGGCGGTTACTGACAccttcctcagcagcagacCAGTCATGGGAGACCCGAATCTTGGCATGTACTCAGTTCCACCAGTGATGGGCCCAGGACCTCAAGACACGAGCGGACAGGTACGAGTGGTACACAGCCGACCAAAGCCACAGTGTTGGGAGCACGGATGCAACGGTCGCCAGTTTTCTACCTTCAGCAACCTTCTCCGGCACCAGCGTGAAAAGTCAGGACAGGCCACGAAGGCGACGTGTCCCAACTGCGGCGCAGAATTCACACGAACCACGGCGAGAAATGGGCATTTGGCACACGACAAgtgcaagaagaagagcagcaaCTGAGCTCCAGCGGGTTGCGGGTGTTTCTGGATTTGCGTTTCGACTACAATTTCTATTCTGATTTCTGTACACATCTATCTCTTTTGCATGGCGAGATTTTGGGAGGGAATTTGggttcttttcttctggACATTTTATCTTTTCTCTATACATTTCTTCTCTGGTACattatgtttttttttttttttttttcatgggTTTTTCTAGAATTAGGGGGACAGTGAAGGGTGCTTCTCAGGGGGTCGCATATACTAGGGGATGGCGAAAACGATGCCGAACTTATAGGTGTAGAAGACTGGGAGTTCGGCAGCTTTGCTCCAGAAAAGGGAGCGGGCAATAAGGGGGGTTTTAAGGTGTGTTATTTGAGGACCTGTGATGGCGCAGGTTACGAGCCTTCTTGGGCCAACTACTATACCCATTTCATTAAGCAGAAATACGATCAATGTAACAAGCACCTTTGAGTGTGCATCTGCAAAGGTTACAGCTCTTCTCCAGTTCCACGTTGCCGCTCTGCAAATCAAGGCGCCTCCTTCCCAATCAGTCCAGTTGGAAGAAATGGGAAGTTGGCCGTCAATCAGACGAACTAGAAGCAGGAGGCACGCACTGGGTCCTTCCCGCTCCCGAGTTCCTACCTCAGAAGGAGGGCTGCAGTCTGACCgttgctccttcttcccgcAGTCAACTCCCGTAGGGCGCCTGCCAGGTCGATCCCACAGTGACGTTATCAGCCTCCAGTTCAACATCACTTCACCGCCTTATCGTCCGACCTCTGACTAACACACCCTGATGCGCAAAATATACAAAGTCGTCACGCCAACATCTGTTTGCTGTCTGCCTTCCCGAGCAAGTGATGTCGGGCCCTACCTGAGGGCTTTTGGCAGTGATGACTGTGGCTGAACCCAAGGTGCGGCCAACTCGGCGGCCATCTTCAATGGCGGCAAACCGACCACCAGAAACTCACAAAAGCCATGTGCTTTCCAACAGTGCACTCGATAGCTTTGATCTCCGCGCGTGGACGGCAGATCGTCGCCAAACACATTGCCATGGCTGTGCTTGTCAGGTATGTCTCCCCTGATCAAGGAATGCTCAGGGGCAGCCTTCATGAGGGCTCCTACAGCGGATCAGTTCTGCTGTTGACGAGATGACCACGCCGTGCTGATTTCAAATGCAGTCATTTCTTTTCACACAGACATCACACGATCCAGGGCCATATCCATGAAAGCCCAGCATAGAGCGCTAGCCTATCATGTGTCCCATCTGCGATCTTCAGGCTCAACTATTCATGGACTCGAACAAGTGCCTGACAAATCCTCGGGTTttggctcctcctccgacacAGCAGAGAGCGGGCATTTGTGCCTTTGTGATCGGGAACTTCACCCACAATCCCCAACAGCTCACACAGGTGTCACGATTTGATACCAACCTCGGTCTCAAGGGGAAAACGCCACTGGGCCATTGGAAGACCACGTCGTGCGAACAAACAAGACTGGTATCATGGCCACAGACAACAAGCGATCTCCAAGAATGCCCTGGCCCAATTAGGAGACTCGAGGGTAGCCAACAGTCGACATCGGGCCCGCACCAATGATGTTTGAGAGAATTCTGCTGGCTGAAAGCAATCTCAACTTTCCCCTGGAAGATCTGTTTCAGCGATGACTTTGTTACCCGCGAAGACCGAAGACCATGCGATAACACTCAGCGGGGAGTTACTGCTGTCAAGTCTGGCATGAGGGTTACACAGCCGCGCTAGAAATAGCTCCAAACCAGAAcatgtcaaccaccacctcaaatTGTGTTGGACACTCGTGAATGGGCAGCGACCGGGCTCGTGCTATGACAGTGCGAGCAGATGACCAAGTGGTGAGTGCAATTCTTCACCTCTCACCGTATTTTGTGACAACGCGAGCATCCGAGCTCACCTAGCATGCTGGGTCCCTAGCCATTTCCGCGGCCACTGTGCCACCAAGATGCCTAATGGTGGCAGGGAGCTCAAAACACCGAGTGTCTTCTTGCGAGATAGCATGGCGACCCGGGTCTGACTCGGCCCATCGGCTCCGGCGAGGTGTCCGGCGGTCATGCTCGCTAATGAAGATCCGACAGCTTCCGGAAGGTCAGACGTCCGTACGGAGGCCGTGGCCCGGCTATATCTCCGCGATTCAATGCCAAGACCGGATTTAGATCCAACTGTACCACAACGACGTCGACATCGCATCTGGAATTGTTCGAGAAGCGGTCATCATATCATGCATGGTAAATCACTGCGTCTGAAGGCGATTTGAACAATACGAACGGTCACATATGCTTGTGTTACGCATCGCTCGGAGTCCGGATCATCAGGAGGACGTGTACGGCACAAGCACAACCGAGCAACCCGACAGTTGTGCTGCGTCATGCTCTTCCATGGAGCGTTTGCCTTTTTGGAGCGTCAGCAGCCACCGGCCATATAGGCGCCCCTCGGGGATGAGCTGACGGAGAGGATCCCGTCGGCCCGCAAGCGGATTTCCACCTACCAGGTCTGGCTGACAGAACTGGTGAGTTTGACAATACTTTTTTATTCTGTTGGCCCGGCATACCTGTTGGAGCACATCTCGTTGGTCAGTCTCCAGACCGGCCTGTTACCAACAGTTGCTGCGCAGCAAGTGAAGCGCAGCAGCCCGGTAAATGCATATCAAGGTTTGTTTCGCTGCAATCACACCCCCTTGCCAGAAGGCAAGCCTCCCttgttttctgtttcttgggTGCGATTTAACTATGCAAGGACGGTTCCTGACTTTGCAACGATGTTATGAAACACGACCACGGCATCTGGGGATCGTAAGTGCATTTTCTCCTG from Podospora pseudoanserina strain CBS 124.78 chromosome 1, whole genome shotgun sequence includes:
- a CDS encoding hypothetical protein (EggNog:ENOG503P5XW), whose translation is MDSSYSDQDFDNTYSHNARSRAGSGVSTTEGLFQNLQLAESPSLETGSYTSSSRPPSSRGLASPVYLSPSLSHPPTYLSSSLSPHQQHFAHLPSDTEWFEAEHAPVHGTPLLRLEPAPDHGETPSTSSPLASIEPESMSAVAVSYDPGFSMGSRSSFTWPVLDSGSGLLPPDMSHHYGSEASLSPPSGSRSITGSPPRNTLTPEQRELKRQRDQARHSSKMHARGRRAGSGSESVYSPPVTLADLTTGSSTMPIYTTAPSQMSLMAEPTTSHYLPPFSPPLPDQSQTNMFPNPYPPQSYMPDYSYQPSPAPSLPSHYGSRPVMGDPNLGMYSVPPVMGPGPQDTSGQVRVVHSRPKPQCWEHGCNGRQFSTFSNLLRHQREKSGQATKATCPNCGAEFTRTTARNGHLAHDKCKKKSSN